Proteins found in one Vagococcus carniphilus genomic segment:
- the rpsO gene encoding 30S ribosomal protein S15 — MAITKERKNEIIKEYARHEGDTGSPEVQIAVLTAEINALNEHAQIHKKDHHSYRGLMKKIGHRRNLLAYLRKTDVQSYRELIKSLGLRR, encoded by the coding sequence ATGGCAATTACAAAAGAACGTAAAAACGAAATCATCAAAGAGTACGCTCGTCATGAAGGAGATACTGGTTCTCCAGAAGTACAAATCGCAGTTTTAACAGCTGAGATCAATGCACTTAACGAACATGCTCAAATTCACAAAAAAGATCATCATTCTTACCGTGGATTAATGAAAAAGATTGGACACCGTCGTAATCTTTTAGCATATTTACGTAAAACAGATGTTCAAAGCTACCGTGAATTAATCAAGAGCTTAGGTTTACGTCGTTAA